From Streptomyces sp. NBC_00775, one genomic window encodes:
- a CDS encoding nucleotidyltransferase domain-containing protein produces the protein MNPDEEKFLNRVADRLAALPAVRAVALGGSRAQGTHGPDSDWDLAIYYRGDFDPENLKALGWPGEVSEISGWGGGVFNGGAWLTIDGRRVDVHYRDLDVVEHELAEAEDGRFRVEPLLFHLAGIPTYLIVAELAINRVLRGDLPRPPAYPTKLRTAASARWYDTARAALAYAKSHHAPAGRLTEVAGAIATAAMQAGHAVLAARGEWVTNEKRLLERAELRTVDRIIASLSTESAPESAPDQLSRALTAAQTLFDSKGPGQAAGL, from the coding sequence TTGAACCCCGACGAAGAGAAGTTCCTCAACCGTGTGGCCGATCGCCTCGCCGCCCTCCCCGCCGTCCGGGCCGTAGCCCTCGGCGGCTCCCGCGCGCAAGGCACCCACGGGCCCGACAGCGACTGGGACTTGGCGATCTACTACCGGGGCGACTTCGACCCCGAGAACCTCAAGGCCCTCGGCTGGCCCGGCGAGGTCTCCGAGATCAGCGGCTGGGGCGGCGGCGTGTTCAACGGCGGCGCCTGGCTGACCATCGACGGCCGTCGCGTCGACGTCCACTACCGCGATCTCGACGTCGTCGAACACGAGTTGGCGGAAGCGGAGGACGGCCGCTTCCGCGTGGAGCCGCTCCTCTTCCATCTCGCCGGCATCCCCACCTACTTGATCGTCGCCGAGCTCGCCATCAACCGCGTACTGCGCGGCGACCTCCCGCGACCACCGGCCTACCCGACCAAACTGCGCACCGCCGCCTCCGCCCGCTGGTACGACACCGCCCGCGCCGCCCTTGCCTACGCGAAGTCCCACCACGCACCGGCCGGCCGCCTCACGGAGGTCGCGGGCGCCATCGCGACAGCCGCGATGCAGGCCGGGCACGCGGTGCTGGCGGCGCGGGGGGAGTGGGTGACGAATGAGAAGCGGTTGCTGGAGCGGGCCGAGCTGCGAACCGTCGACCGCATCATTGCGTCTCTGTCCACGGAATCGGCCCCGGAATCGGCCCCGGATCAGCTGTCCCGGGCGCTCACGGCGGCTCAGACACTTTTCGATTCAAAGGGACCGGGACAGGCCGCAGGCCTCTGA